The genome window GAAAGACTGCGGTGAAAATAGGAATGTCCGGCCGGCCGGGATGCACCACGGCCGGCCGGATCGCTTGAGATATGGGGATGGGCTAGATCTCGGTCAACTCCTTGACCTTGGCTGCCAGCGCGGGCAGGGCCGCCTCCACTTCCGGGCTGAGCCTCTCGTCCATCTCGTCCGGAATGTACCCGGTCTGGACGACCACGATTTTCACTTCCATGGTGGTGTTGTCCTGCAGGTCCTTGAGCATGTTGACCGTGGGGAACATGTGGATGGAAAAGTCGCTGATCTTTTTCGGGTCCATGGAGTCGATGTCGATCTCCCAAAATTCGCCCGGTGTCCTGCCCGATTCCGTGGTGGCGTCCACGATGATGACACGCTTGGGGGGCGTGGGCGCGTTGATGAGGTCAAAGAGGATCGTCCGGATGGACGTGCCCACGTCCAGGAGCGCCACGTCCTCCGGGACGTCCGGGTCCCGTTCCAGCAGCTCGACCACCCTGGGCCCGGCCGCGT of Salidesulfovibrio onnuriiensis contains these proteins:
- a CDS encoding hydrogenase maturation protease; this translates as MDWSKMFSSRVVVFGCGNILIGDDAAGPRVVELLERDPDVPEDVALLDVGTSIRTILFDLINAPTPPKRVIIVDATTESGRTPGEFWEIDIDSMDPKKISDFSIHMFPTVNMLKDLQDNTTMEVKIVVVQTGYIPDEMDERLSPEVEAALPALAAKVKELTEI